GCCGAACAGGCCCACTCCCAACCGGACTTCGAGATCTCCGGCATGGACTACTTCGCCGCCGGCGGCGGCAGCCCGACGCTGTACGCCGGCCAGCCCGCCGGCATCTGGTCGATGATCCGCAAGGACGCCTCGAAGGAGACGGTCGAGAACGCGCTGGCCGCCGCCAACTTCGCGGCCGCCCCCTACGGCACCAAGGAGCGGATGTTCGTCGACTACGGCGTCGAGGGCACCCACTACACGGTCGAGAACGGCGCCCCGGTCAAGAACGACCGCGGCATCCAGGAGGTCAACAACGCCTGGGTGCTGCTCGCCGCCCCCGCCCCCTACACCGCCCACCCCGACCTCCCCGACATCACCCGCAGGCAGGTCGAGTGGCAGCAGCGGCAGGGCGCCTTCGTCAGGAAGACGTCCACCTACGGCATGAACATCGTCGAGCCGACCCGGTACGCCACCCTCTCCAGCCAGTTCGAGCAGCTGGAGATCGACTTCGTCCGCGGCAACAAGAAGCTCTCCGACCTCCAGCAGGCCATCTCCACCTGGAAGTCCTCCGGCGGCGACAAGCTGCGCGACTGGTACAAGGAGCTCCTCGACAAGAACGGCAGCGGCAACTGATGTCCGTCACGGCCGGGAGCAGGCCCGACGGGACGCGTCCCCCCGCGGCCGCCGAAGCGCCGGGGCCCGCGGTCGCCGCCGCGGCCCCCGCGAAGGCCCCCGCGGAGGAGAGCGAGCCGCGCCGGGCCGTCGCGCTGCGCAAGGTCCCCTTCCGGGTCCGGTGGCGCCGTGACCGCGCCCTCATCCTGATGACGTCGCCCGTCATCGTCCTGCTCCTGCTCTTCAACTACGTCCCGCTGCTCGGCAACGTCGTCGCCTTCCAGGAGTACGACCCGTACCTCTCCAGCAACGGCGTGACGGCGATCCTCCACAGCCCGTGGGTGGGTCTCGAACAGTTCTCACGCATGCTCGACGACCCGCTGTTCTGGAGCGCCACGAAGAACACCATCGTCCTGTTCGTGCTCCAGCTGGTGCTGTTCTTCCCCGTGCCCATCGTCCTCGCGCTGGTCATCAACAGCGTGATCCGGCCCCGGGTGCGGGCCGTGGCCCAGGCGATCATGTACCTGCCGCACTTCTTCTCCTGGGTCCTCGTCGTCACCGTGTTCCAGCAGATCCTCGGCGGCGCCGGCATCATCGCGCAGACCCTGGAGAAGCACGGGTGGAGCGGCTTCGACCTGATGACCGACGCGGACCTCTTCAAGTACCTGGTCACCGCGCAGGCCGTGTGGAAGGACGCCGGCTGGGGGATCATCGTCTTCCTCGCGGCGCTGTCCGCCGTCAGCACCGACCTGTACGAAGCCGCCGCCATGGACGGCGCGGGGCGCTGGCGGCGCATGTGGCACATCACGCTGCCCGCGCTGCGCCCGGTGATCGCC
The Streptomyces roseofulvus genome window above contains:
- a CDS encoding ABC transporter permease — protein: MSVTAGSRPDGTRPPAAAEAPGPAVAAAAPAKAPAEESEPRRAVALRKVPFRVRWRRDRALILMTSPVIVLLLLFNYVPLLGNVVAFQEYDPYLSSNGVTAILHSPWVGLEQFSRMLDDPLFWSATKNTIVLFVLQLVLFFPVPIVLALVINSVIRPRVRAVAQAIMYLPHFFSWVLVVTVFQQILGGAGIIAQTLEKHGWSGFDLMTDADLFKYLVTAQAVWKDAGWGIIVFLAALSAVSTDLYEAAAMDGAGRWRRMWHITLPALRPVIALLLVLRVGDALSVGFEQFLLQRYAVGAGASEVLDTYVWNMGIQNGDFSYAAAVGLAKGVIGVCLVLGANKFAHLLGEQGVYKK